From the Leptospira sp. WS60.C2 genome, one window contains:
- the ftsA gene encoding cell division protein FtsA: MIEDESPIITALDLGSSLVKVVIARLIGDHEIEIIGTGVYPSTGIKNGSIVNIETTTKSIIEAFGDAELMAGQEITSVVVNVSGKSVHGFNEKGIIAVTNRERIVTEMDIMRVVEAAQAVHVPNDQQVIHVLTKEFKVDDQVNIKDPIGMTGVRLEAEVHIVSCGNTALNNIDRCVEQAGLLQMDKVLSSLASSEAILTAGEKDLGTAVVDIGAGICDIIIYVDGGIAFSSVVPFGGFHITSDISIGLKTTVETAEIIKKRYGHTRIDMVDPTEKFEIPSISGRPARSVFRQELVEILEPRVREILEMIDHELVRSGFKSSLAGGVILTGGSSLLQGIEITAEEVFRLSVGRAKPAGLSGLVERIASPEYATAVGLIKYSSKIQNLEQRNMHSVSEGEGWMKKVRRWMENNL, translated from the coding sequence ATGATAGAAGATGAATCACCCATCATAACTGCGTTAGATCTTGGTTCTTCCCTAGTGAAAGTTGTCATCGCACGACTGATAGGAGACCATGAAATTGAAATTATTGGAACAGGAGTCTATCCTTCCACTGGAATCAAAAATGGATCCATTGTCAATATTGAGACCACAACAAAGTCTATTATCGAAGCATTTGGTGATGCGGAACTTATGGCTGGTCAAGAGATTACATCTGTTGTAGTGAATGTCTCTGGGAAGTCCGTACATGGATTCAATGAAAAGGGAATCATTGCAGTGACTAATAGAGAGCGGATAGTCACTGAAATGGATATCATGCGTGTTGTTGAAGCCGCACAAGCTGTACACGTTCCCAATGACCAACAAGTCATCCATGTCCTCACAAAAGAATTCAAAGTGGATGACCAAGTGAACATCAAAGATCCGATTGGGATGACAGGTGTTCGTTTAGAAGCAGAAGTACACATTGTATCTTGTGGAAATACAGCTCTCAATAACATTGATCGATGTGTGGAACAAGCAGGGCTCTTACAAATGGATAAGGTTTTGTCTAGTCTTGCTTCTTCCGAGGCCATTTTAACTGCTGGGGAAAAAGATTTAGGAACTGCAGTTGTCGATATTGGAGCAGGGATTTGTGATATCATCATTTATGTGGATGGGGGAATCGCATTCTCGTCTGTGGTTCCGTTTGGTGGATTTCATATCACCAGTGATATTTCGATTGGTTTGAAAACCACAGTAGAAACAGCGGAAATCATCAAAAAACGATACGGCCACACTAGAATTGATATGGTCGATCCTACCGAAAAATTCGAAATTCCATCCATCTCAGGAAGACCTGCTAGATCGGTGTTTCGACAAGAGCTTGTTGAAATTTTAGAACCTCGTGTTCGTGAAATCTTAGAAATGATCGACCATGAACTTGTTCGCTCTGGATTTAAGTCGAGTTTGGCGGGAGGTGTGATTCTTACAGGGGGCAGCTCTCTTTTACAAGGAATTGAAATCACAGCCGAAGAAGTGTTTCGTCTGTCAGTTGGCCGTGCTAAACCTGCGGGCCTCAGTGGCCTTGTGGAACGGATTGCAAGCCCTGAATATGCAACTGCGGTTGGTCTTATCAAATATAGTTCAAAAATACAAAACTTAGAACAAAGAAACATGCACTCCGTTTCCGAAGGAGAGGGATGGATGAAGAAGGTTCGTCGTTGGATGGAGAATAATCTCTAA
- the ftsZ gene encoding cell division protein FtsZ: MLYLEEEKTSPAIIKVIGVGGGGMNAVTRMVNSKMTGVDFIVMNTDEQVLLKSPVEVKIQLGNKVTRGMGAGGDPELGEKAAIEDKDRIVSALKGADMVFVTAGMGGGTGTGAAPIIAAIAKELKCLVVGVVTVPFSFEGKRRAELAKQGIEQLRAHVDTLITIRNDSIFQVVDKNTPFDLAFRVIDDILLNGVRGISDIINHPGIINVDFADVKTIMKDTGDAILGVGEGRGETRVSEAVEQAINNTLLEDSSIQGAKSLLINVTGGSDLTIHEWNEVSQIITAQADPDANIIIGLNEDKSLSDQIRVTVIATGFNKKGKQYQREQKVVGSEEVTSPLSYLKKTEEKESSFSKDAEVSRGIRQTNRSFGAQKQSSPFQNYGEDYDIPAFLRRKND, encoded by the coding sequence ATGTTATACCTAGAAGAAGAAAAAACTAGCCCAGCCATCATCAAAGTCATTGGAGTTGGTGGTGGTGGAATGAATGCCGTCACTCGTATGGTGAATTCCAAAATGACAGGTGTTGACTTCATTGTGATGAACACTGACGAACAAGTATTACTCAAATCTCCTGTTGAAGTTAAGATCCAACTTGGTAATAAAGTCACTCGTGGAATGGGTGCTGGTGGTGATCCAGAACTCGGTGAAAAAGCTGCCATAGAAGATAAAGATCGAATCGTTTCTGCCTTAAAGGGTGCGGACATGGTCTTTGTCACTGCTGGTATGGGTGGTGGAACTGGTACTGGGGCTGCACCCATCATCGCAGCCATTGCAAAAGAATTAAAATGTTTGGTCGTAGGTGTTGTAACAGTTCCGTTTTCCTTTGAAGGAAAACGCCGTGCTGAACTTGCCAAACAAGGGATCGAACAACTCAGAGCTCATGTAGATACTCTCATCACCATTCGAAATGATTCCATCTTTCAAGTCGTTGATAAGAATACCCCATTTGATTTGGCATTTCGAGTGATCGACGATATTTTGTTAAACGGTGTTCGTGGAATCAGTGATATCATCAACCATCCAGGAATCATCAATGTGGATTTTGCTGATGTGAAAACCATTATGAAAGATACGGGAGATGCGATTTTGGGTGTGGGGGAAGGTCGTGGCGAAACCCGAGTGAGTGAAGCGGTCGAACAAGCTATCAACAATACTTTGTTAGAAGATTCCAGCATCCAAGGTGCCAAGTCACTTCTCATCAATGTGACTGGTGGAAGTGATCTCACCATACATGAATGGAATGAAGTTTCCCAAATCATCACGGCGCAAGCAGATCCAGATGCCAACATCATCATTGGACTCAATGAAGACAAAAGCCTATCCGATCAAATCCGAGTGACAGTGATTGCGACTGGGTTTAATAAAAAAGGAAAACAATACCAAAGAGAACAAAAGGTTGTGGGTTCGGAAGAAGTCACTTCTCCTTTATCCTACTTGAAAAAAACGGAAGAGAAAGAGTCGAGTTTTTCGAAGGACGCGGAAGTTTCTAGAGGGATTCGCCAAACCAATCGAAGTTTTGGAGCGCAAAAACAATCCTCTCCGTTTCAAAACTATGGAGAGGATTACGACATTCCTGCTTTTTTAAGAAGAAAAAACGATTAA
- a CDS encoding penicillin-binding protein activator LpoB has product MKQILFSFLLVGFLFQCSSSPKRLDNADDYISDSGGLTSQELVKAAEKLAGQIGEYFKENPHEEGVFVAHFPTRNDTSEQIQTELFDNAFVSKLIKNKIYTVRTKTREQSLNEIQFSLSGLTSNRLSIGKLKSPNFFVRCDINENMFTSNGEKIVEQSINIELVEVETTIAVWSEKVSYRKLAVRGNKGVSW; this is encoded by the coding sequence ATGAAACAAATTCTATTCTCCTTTCTCTTAGTAGGATTCTTATTCCAATGCAGTTCCAGCCCCAAACGGCTTGACAACGCTGATGATTATATCTCCGACTCAGGTGGACTCACTAGCCAAGAATTGGTGAAAGCGGCCGAAAAATTAGCAGGCCAAATTGGGGAGTACTTCAAAGAAAACCCACATGAAGAAGGTGTTTTTGTGGCACACTTCCCTACACGTAACGATACATCGGAACAAATCCAAACGGAACTTTTTGACAACGCATTTGTTTCCAAACTCATCAAAAACAAAATCTACACAGTTCGTACAAAAACTAGAGAACAATCACTGAATGAAATCCAGTTCAGTTTGTCAGGCCTCACATCAAACAGACTCTCGATTGGAAAACTAAAATCACCCAACTTCTTTGTTCGCTGTGATATCAATGAAAACATGTTCACATCCAACGGTGAAAAAATTGTAGAACAGTCGATCAACATTGAACTTGTTGAAGTGGAGACAACCATTGCCGTTTGGTCTGAAAAGGTATCTTACAGAAAATTAGCAGTCCGAGGAAACAAAGGGGTTAGTTGGTAA
- the nadA gene encoding quinolinate synthase NadA translates to MSLVTKDQLVQKLNPIYLPHEIEERILPLAEEINRLKKEKNAVILGHNYMTPDVFWGVSDIIGDSLYLSKMAKETTASMILFNGVHFMAETAKILSPEKKVLIADPKAGCSLAESITRDDVKALKAKYPGVPVVTYVNCSAEVKAETDVCCTSANAVQIVNAVEGDTVIFLPDEYLAGNVRNQTTKTIISHPGRCMVHEMYTPEDIRSAKRLFPGGVTVITHPECHEDVVKEADFSGSTSQMVDFIRKSKTDKIMLVTECSMGDNLRAEFPEKEFVSTCQTCPHMKKITLEKVRDALLKEQFEIFLDEEVIRLAQKSVNRMLELSYKK, encoded by the coding sequence ATGTCACTTGTCACCAAAGACCAATTGGTCCAAAAATTAAATCCCATTTACCTCCCGCACGAAATTGAGGAACGCATTCTCCCTCTTGCGGAAGAAATTAACCGACTTAAAAAAGAAAAAAATGCTGTGATTCTTGGGCATAACTATATGACTCCTGATGTGTTTTGGGGTGTGTCTGATATCATTGGAGATTCTTTGTATCTCTCCAAAATGGCAAAAGAAACAACTGCCTCAATGATTTTGTTCAACGGTGTGCACTTCATGGCAGAAACTGCTAAAATCCTTTCCCCAGAAAAAAAGGTACTCATTGCAGATCCGAAAGCCGGTTGTTCTCTTGCGGAATCTATCACAAGAGACGATGTGAAAGCATTAAAAGCAAAGTATCCTGGTGTTCCTGTTGTGACGTATGTCAACTGTTCGGCGGAGGTCAAAGCAGAAACAGATGTTTGTTGTACTTCTGCCAATGCCGTACAAATTGTTAATGCAGTGGAAGGGGATACGGTGATCTTTTTGCCAGATGAATATTTGGCTGGAAATGTTCGCAACCAAACCACAAAAACCATTATCTCTCATCCAGGTAGATGTATGGTACACGAAATGTATACACCAGAAGACATTCGGTCCGCGAAACGGTTGTTTCCTGGAGGTGTGACCGTTATCACTCATCCTGAATGCCACGAAGATGTTGTGAAGGAAGCCGATTTTTCAGGATCAACTTCTCAGATGGTAGATTTTATTCGCAAAAGCAAAACGGACAAAATCATGCTTGTAACAGAGTGTTCGATGGGAGACAATTTAAGAGCAGAGTTTCCTGAAAAAGAATTTGTCTCAACTTGCCAAACATGCCCTCATATGAAAAAAATTACTTTAGAAAAAGTAAGAGATGCACTTTTGAAGGAACAATTTGAGATCTTTTTGGACGAAGAAGTGATTCGTCTTGCCCAAAAATCTGTGAATCGAATGTTAGAATTGAGTTATAAAAAATAA
- the ispF gene encoding 2-C-methyl-D-erythritol 2,4-cyclodiphosphate synthase, translating into MIRIGNGIDFHKLIHEPFRPLMLAGVEVNSEFAFLGHSDADVILHAVADAILGALALGDIGAHFPDTDPQYKNMNSARIVEKCLELISEKKFKLVNVDCTYVGDHPKINPIRAELVASLANITKLPLDCVSIKATTSEGMGALGRSEGVMVMASVLLESTN; encoded by the coding sequence ATGATTAGAATTGGAAACGGAATCGATTTTCATAAGTTAATCCATGAACCATTTCGACCGCTTATGCTTGCGGGAGTGGAAGTGAATTCAGAATTTGCTTTTTTGGGTCATAGTGATGCGGACGTGATTTTACATGCAGTTGCCGATGCGATTTTGGGTGCATTAGCACTCGGAGACATTGGAGCTCATTTCCCAGACACTGACCCTCAATACAAAAACATGAATTCTGCCCGAATCGTGGAAAAATGTTTAGAGCTCATCTCTGAAAAAAAATTCAAACTCGTGAACGTAGACTGTACTTACGTAGGTGATCATCCCAAAATCAATCCGATTCGTGCGGAACTCGTTGCTTCCTTGGCAAACATCACAAAACTACCGTTAGATTGTGTTTCGATCAAAGCAACAACGTCTGAAGGAATGGGAGCTCTGGGAAGAAGTGAAGGAGTGATGGTGATGGCATCTGTGCTCCTAGAGAGCACAAACTAA
- a CDS encoding SpoIIE family protein phosphatase, giving the protein MYERENNLPIHTNPFPEILDDTTYTRILKDPNYWISQSLEDKIIQQISLSFDISGFLYHVGTEALITNAYDLLPLDDSRIDLLEMIYRLPILIGRLTRVVYLNVKPVSAKHVKFIFVYLPEYQDKWYDAVFFQGMLNGLAVLFALKEFKIRMTKTKLFGIHVSHKELGEEIEFGSDANEYELEWNDETLYLSRSQLTKETVSSRHRVMVTSRSETELEEMSIVDVKDVVGKSRELAIENRDLEAAVEVLKSFKQELEKKQLSMAKDLRLAKNIQKGLIPEIIPDWNGIQFWTGFIPMQEVSGDYYDYFPYHTDKLGVAVCDVSGHGVPAAFITALSKMLFSNHKKPKPSETFKLINRELLDLVKQQGYTTCVYLLINSDYKVAYSIAGHPRPILFRHKTGKAEVCEGEGTFLGMFPDAGDTYRDLYLQLEPGDKLFVYTDGLTEAENDEGKAFGETRLLKLIEQNANVSIQETVEFIMNQHREFTMGTDPMDDITLLGLQLSPKLEEFHQIKKEGDLFYQKKDYHSAVLAYEKAHQILPRELNTQLTYGKALAYSGNFEKAISMLESYNKFKTNHFKSHAILGYCYYRMELYEKAELEWKKAYSINDSNLSNLYNMAQLYRKMNQKQKMKEVIDKMKHIEATYLHILPLEKKWESLPDESN; this is encoded by the coding sequence GTGTATGAGCGCGAAAACAATTTACCCATCCATACCAATCCCTTTCCTGAGATTTTAGATGATACCACTTATACGCGCATTTTAAAGGATCCCAATTATTGGATTTCACAATCCTTAGAAGACAAAATCATTCAACAAATATCGTTATCATTCGATATCTCTGGTTTTTTATACCACGTTGGAACGGAAGCACTGATCACCAATGCATATGATTTATTGCCACTCGACGATTCCAGAATTGATTTACTCGAAATGATCTATCGTCTTCCCATTCTGATTGGTCGACTAACAAGAGTTGTGTATTTGAATGTAAAACCAGTCTCGGCCAAACATGTAAAATTTATTTTTGTCTATTTGCCGGAATACCAAGACAAATGGTATGATGCTGTATTTTTTCAAGGTATGTTGAATGGACTTGCTGTTCTTTTTGCCCTGAAAGAATTTAAGATCCGGATGACAAAAACCAAATTATTTGGTATTCATGTATCCCATAAAGAATTGGGAGAAGAAATTGAATTTGGTTCTGATGCCAATGAATATGAATTAGAATGGAATGATGAAACTCTCTATCTCTCAAGGTCTCAACTAACAAAAGAAACTGTATCTTCCCGCCATCGTGTGATGGTAACATCTCGTTCAGAAACCGAATTGGAAGAAATGTCCATCGTGGATGTGAAAGATGTTGTTGGCAAATCAAGAGAACTTGCCATCGAAAATCGTGATTTGGAAGCTGCGGTCGAAGTGCTGAAATCCTTTAAACAAGAGTTAGAAAAAAAACAACTCTCTATGGCAAAAGACCTTCGCCTTGCGAAAAACATCCAAAAAGGTCTAATACCAGAAATCATTCCCGATTGGAATGGCATTCAATTTTGGACTGGGTTTATTCCCATGCAAGAAGTGAGTGGGGATTATTACGATTATTTTCCTTATCATACAGATAAGTTAGGTGTTGCGGTTTGTGATGTATCGGGTCATGGAGTTCCCGCAGCCTTCATCACAGCCTTATCGAAAATGTTGTTTTCGAATCACAAAAAACCAAAACCATCTGAGACTTTTAAACTCATCAACAGAGAGTTATTGGATCTTGTTAAACAACAAGGATATACAACCTGTGTATATCTACTAATCAATTCTGATTATAAAGTCGCGTATTCCATTGCAGGTCATCCACGCCCCATTTTATTTCGTCACAAAACAGGTAAGGCAGAAGTTTGCGAAGGAGAGGGAACGTTTCTAGGTATGTTCCCTGATGCGGGAGATACCTATCGAGATTTGTATCTTCAATTGGAACCTGGTGATAAACTTTTTGTGTACACGGATGGTTTAACAGAAGCGGAGAATGATGAGGGAAAGGCTTTTGGAGAAACAAGGCTCCTGAAATTGATCGAACAAAATGCCAATGTTTCCATCCAAGAAACAGTGGAATTCATTATGAACCAACATCGTGAATTCACTATGGGAACTGACCCGATGGATGATATCACGTTACTTGGATTGCAATTGTCTCCTAAATTAGAAGAGTTTCATCAGATCAAAAAAGAAGGAGATCTTTTTTATCAAAAGAAGGATTACCATTCTGCAGTTTTGGCCTATGAAAAGGCGCATCAGATTTTACCGAGAGAATTGAACACTCAACTAACCTATGGAAAAGCCTTGGCTTACAGTGGAAACTTTGAAAAAGCCATCAGCATGCTGGAATCTTATAACAAATTCAAAACCAATCATTTTAAATCGCATGCGATTTTAGGTTACTGTTACTATCGTATGGAATTATATGAAAAAGCGGAATTGGAATGGAAAAAAGCATATTCCATTAATGATTCTAACCTATCTAATCTATACAACATGGCTCAGCTGTATCGAAAGATGAACCAGAAACAAAAAATGAAAGAAGTCATCGATAAGATGAAACACATTGAAGCCACATATTTGCACATCCTTCCACTGGAAAAAAAGTGGGAGTCACTACCTGATGAATCGAATTAA
- a CDS encoding lipocalin-like domain-containing protein — MNRIKVLLLSLCFFHFSFPKDHSFHPDFGLEWCYFVGHIQAESGNRYGYELSFFRLKFSDGEDWNPEVFPVHFAISDLSKKRHQTAQTIKRNLGGMAGYEDNRIFSGEFEMQILSKDRFRIQANPKSKEIALSLELEGNGKILSHGKDGVSIKSKRNPNIFSYYYSYPRLKTKGRLSFLGKEEIIVSGDSWMDHEWSEKTSKQVPTLAKGQSGWDWICLMDDKGGDYVFFRFRESPTASPEIFGTYRDPKGNVTYWSEPKTIQMEPIGHPWKSKETKIAYPLQWRIKYPGGEWNVVPIFNEQEFDGSVSTQTIYWEGAVEAKDPNQKKSAKGYLELKGYQKSKAWWEF, encoded by the coding sequence ATGAATCGAATTAAAGTTTTACTACTCTCACTTTGTTTTTTTCATTTTAGTTTTCCGAAAGATCATAGTTTCCATCCCGATTTTGGTTTGGAATGGTGTTACTTTGTGGGACACATACAAGCGGAGTCAGGGAATCGTTACGGTTATGAACTTTCTTTTTTTCGTTTGAAATTTTCGGATGGGGAAGACTGGAATCCGGAAGTGTTCCCCGTTCACTTTGCGATTTCTGATCTTTCCAAAAAAAGACATCAAACTGCACAAACAATCAAACGTAACTTAGGTGGAATGGCGGGTTATGAGGACAATCGAATTTTTAGTGGTGAATTTGAAATGCAAATCCTTTCGAAAGATCGATTTCGTATCCAAGCCAACCCAAAATCAAAAGAAATTGCTTTATCCTTAGAACTGGAAGGCAACGGTAAAATTTTATCCCATGGTAAGGATGGGGTTTCCATCAAATCAAAACGGAATCCAAATATATTTTCGTATTACTATAGTTATCCGAGATTAAAAACAAAAGGTAGGTTATCTTTTTTAGGGAAAGAAGAGATCATTGTCTCAGGTGACTCTTGGATGGACCATGAATGGAGCGAAAAAACATCAAAACAAGTTCCTACCTTAGCCAAGGGCCAATCGGGATGGGACTGGATTTGTTTGATGGATGACAAAGGTGGAGATTATGTGTTCTTTCGTTTCAGAGAATCACCGACAGCCTCACCAGAAATATTTGGAACCTACCGCGATCCAAAAGGAAATGTAACCTATTGGAGTGAGCCAAAAACAATCCAAATGGAACCGATCGGACATCCATGGAAAAGTAAAGAAACGAAGATTGCCTATCCTTTGCAGTGGAGAATCAAGTATCCAGGTGGCGAATGGAACGTGGTCCCCATTTTCAATGAACAAGAGTTTGATGGTAGTGTTTCCACCCAAACAATCTATTGGGAAGGGGCCGTAGAAGCAAAAGATCCAAACCAAAAAAAATCTGCCAAAGGATATTTAGAATTGAAAGGTTATCAAAAATCTAAAGCATGGTGGGAATTCTAA
- a CDS encoding ABC transporter permease subunit — MWKYFLKRFLLIFPTLLGITFLVFLISHFAPGGPLNSEIAKLKGSSNLAGASTKQISQEEIELIKKRLHLDKPAPVAYLYWLKQIVQFDLGESRLHSRKVSELIVEKLPVSLFFGLSGFFLTYLICIPLGIQKALKEGSRFDFITSFIIFFTYSLPVFAFAMLLLYLFASGEVFSFFPLGHEVSDFYEELSTWGKVKDRLAHMFLPVICYVVGSFAVLTLLMKNSLLDQIAKEYVRTALSKGLSFSDSIFQHAFRNSLIPIATGFGSNLTLIFSGSLFIELVFNIDGMGLLSFEAVRERDTDLMMGLLLAQSFLGLIGKIVSDLCYILIDPRIDFE, encoded by the coding sequence ATGTGGAAATACTTTTTAAAACGGTTTTTGTTAATTTTTCCAACCCTACTTGGAATCACCTTTTTAGTCTTTCTGATCTCACATTTTGCGCCAGGTGGGCCACTCAATAGCGAAATTGCCAAATTGAAAGGTTCCAGTAACCTGGCTGGCGCCTCCACCAAACAAATCTCTCAAGAAGAGATTGAACTCATTAAAAAAAGACTCCATTTGGACAAACCAGCACCTGTTGCCTATTTATATTGGTTAAAACAAATTGTACAATTTGACCTCGGGGAATCGAGACTCCATTCCCGCAAAGTATCGGAACTGATTGTGGAAAAGTTACCTGTATCTTTATTCTTTGGCCTCTCTGGTTTTTTTCTTACATATCTCATTTGTATTCCACTTGGGATTCAAAAAGCATTGAAGGAAGGAAGTCGTTTTGACTTCATCACTAGTTTTATTATCTTTTTTACGTATTCTCTTCCTGTTTTCGCCTTTGCGATGTTACTTTTGTATTTGTTTGCTTCAGGAGAGGTGTTTTCCTTTTTTCCTTTAGGACATGAAGTTTCTGATTTTTATGAAGAGTTAAGCACTTGGGGAAAGGTAAAAGATCGACTGGCTCATATGTTTTTGCCAGTGATCTGTTATGTGGTCGGTAGTTTTGCTGTTTTAACATTACTCATGAAAAATAGTTTGCTTGATCAAATTGCAAAAGAATATGTGAGAACTGCTTTGTCAAAAGGACTTAGTTTTTCGGATTCGATTTTTCAACATGCGTTTCGCAACTCCCTCATACCAATTGCCACTGGATTTGGTAGCAACTTGACTCTTATTTTTTCAGGTTCTCTTTTTATTGAGCTCGTTTTTAACATCGATGGAATGGGTTTACTCAGTTTTGAAGCTGTCAGAGAGAGAGATACAGATCTTATGATGGGTTTACTTCTAGCTCAAAGTTTTTTGGGACTGATTGGTAAAATTGTTTCTGACCTCTGTTATATCTTAATTGATCCAAGGATTGATTTCGAATGA
- a CDS encoding ABC transporter permease subunit, whose translation MISNPANLRKWEKFKKNKRAYYSLLILFYTYIISLFAPILINNKPLFVLYEGTVSFPIFQFYPETKFGGVNLTEPNYKKLNREPRFQDSSNYMVFPPIPFGVNEDNLESLEEGTSPPSKPTLRHWMGTDDRGRDVFTRIVYGYRLAMTFSLILIIVEILLASFIGGIQGYFVGRLDLFLQRIIEILSAIPFLYLILIMGSFFGRGFLVLIVTYGSLSWIGLSYYMRGEFLKLRKQQFVDAAKTLGASSYSIIMRHLLPNSLTPLVTFLPFILISAISVLSALDFLGYGIPAPNPSWGELIGQGRERLTAWWLITFPSVALFLTILFSAFVGEGLRDAFDPKDKVVYE comes from the coding sequence TTGATATCAAATCCAGCAAATCTCCGTAAGTGGGAAAAATTCAAAAAGAATAAACGGGCTTATTATTCCCTTTTGATTTTGTTTTATACTTATATAATTTCATTGTTTGCACCCATTTTAATCAACAACAAACCATTGTTTGTTTTATATGAGGGTACAGTTTCTTTTCCTATCTTTCAATTTTATCCCGAAACTAAATTTGGTGGTGTCAATCTAACAGAACCAAATTATAAAAAATTAAATCGTGAACCAAGGTTTCAAGATTCCTCCAATTATATGGTCTTCCCTCCTATTCCTTTTGGAGTCAATGAGGACAATTTAGAGAGTTTGGAAGAAGGAACAAGTCCACCGTCTAAACCCACACTTCGCCATTGGATGGGAACAGACGATCGAGGTAGGGATGTCTTCACACGCATTGTGTATGGATACCGACTTGCGATGACTTTTAGTTTGATTCTCATCATTGTAGAGATTCTTCTTGCCTCCTTCATCGGTGGTATTCAGGGATATTTTGTCGGAAGATTGGATTTATTCCTGCAAAGGATTATCGAAATCCTCTCAGCAATTCCCTTTTTGTATTTAATCTTAATTATGGGCTCTTTTTTCGGGAGAGGGTTTCTGGTTCTCATCGTCACCTATGGATCCCTCAGTTGGATTGGACTTAGTTACTACATGCGCGGGGAATTTTTGAAACTTCGCAAACAACAGTTTGTTGATGCCGCGAAAACCTTGGGAGCTTCTTCCTATTCAATCATTATGCGACATTTGTTGCCAAACTCCTTAACCCCTCTCGTTACATTTTTACCATTCATTTTGATATCTGCCATTTCCGTATTATCTGCTTTGGATTTTTTGGGCTATGGAATCCCTGCTCCCAATCCATCTTGGGGGGAACTCATTGGACAAGGGCGTGAACGATTGACAGCTTGGTGGTTGATCACCTTTCCTTCGGTTGCTTTGTTTTTAACGATCTTATTTTCTGCCTTCGTGGGAGAAGGACTTCGTGATGCATTTGATCCAAAAGATAAGGTGGTTTACGAATGA
- a CDS encoding ABC transporter ATP-binding protein, translating into MNSTPRAIEVNDLTIQIKTDDGILPIVSGIRFHLEKGETLALVGESGCGKSITSLALTKLLPSNNTIYPTGSILFENQDLMKSSSEHLRSIRGREIAYVFQEPFSSLNPLHKIGNQLMESFLLHGLGSKEEAEKKAIYLLERVGITDAKQRLEQYPNQFSGGMLQRVCIAMALMCDPKILIADEPTSAIDVTIQLQLIELLKELRKEHGMSVLFISHDIGLVSNIADRIAVMYAGKIVEQGSVDRVIDTPKHPYTKALIAAYPTHENIGKKLVTIDGIVPSPKSYPSGCRFHTRCQDKLDVCSVKVPKPTQLSDSQIVECFLYGGNSGA; encoded by the coding sequence ATGAACTCAACACCAAGAGCCATTGAAGTAAACGACTTAACGATTCAGATCAAAACCGATGATGGAATTTTGCCCATTGTCAGTGGTATACGATTTCATCTGGAAAAAGGGGAAACATTGGCCCTCGTTGGTGAATCGGGTTGTGGTAAGTCCATTACCAGTTTGGCTTTAACAAAATTATTACCTTCCAATAACACAATTTATCCTACAGGTTCTATTCTATTTGAAAACCAAGACTTGATGAAGTCTTCTAGTGAACACTTACGAAGTATTCGTGGAAGAGAAATTGCTTATGTGTTTCAGGAACCGTTTTCATCTCTCAACCCGTTGCATAAAATTGGAAATCAGCTGATGGAAAGTTTTTTACTTCATGGGCTTGGTTCAAAAGAGGAAGCAGAGAAAAAAGCAATTTATTTATTGGAACGAGTTGGAATCACAGACGCCAAACAAAGATTAGAGCAGTATCCCAATCAGTTTTCCGGTGGTATGTTACAAAGAGTTTGCATTGCTATGGCTCTTATGTGTGATCCAAAAATTTTAATCGCTGATGAACCAACCAGTGCCATTGATGTCACCATCCAACTTCAATTGATTGAACTTCTAAAAGAGCTAAGAAAAGAACACGGAATGTCGGTATTATTTATCTCCCATGATATTGGTCTTGTGAGTAACATTGCAGACCGTATTGCTGTTATGTATGCGGGAAAAATTGTAGAGCAAGGTAGTGTGGATAGGGTCATCGATACACCAAAACACCCATATACAAAAGCTCTGATCGCAGCCTATCCAACTCACGAAAATATAGGTAAAAAACTAGTTACCATTGATGGCATTGTGCCTTCTCCCAAATCCTATCCTTCTGGTTGTCGGTTCCATACTCGTTGCCAAGACAAACTGGACGTCTGCAGTGTAAAGGTTCCTAAACCAACTCAGTTATCCGATTCTCAGATTGTAGAATGTTTTTTGTATGGAGGCAATTCAGGTGCTTAG